A region of Ochotona princeps isolate mOchPri1 chromosome 2, mOchPri1.hap1, whole genome shotgun sequence DNA encodes the following proteins:
- the LOC131479615 gene encoding parafibromin-like, translating to MADVLSVLRQYTIQKKEIVVKGDEVIFGEFSWPKNVKTNYVVWAAEKKDQPREYYTLECILFLLRNVHLSHPVYVRRAAAENIPVVKRPDRKDLLGYLNGEASTCASIDRSLPLELGLQQSARVKRAADEVLAEAKKPRLENEECIRLDRERLAARLEGHKEEVVQTERIRSLSEDMTVEKIAAIKAKIMAKKRATIKTDLNDALTALKQRSFVDAEVDVTREIVSRERVWRTRNTILQSTGKTFAKDIFAILQSVEDREEGRAPERRRPAPNAAPVDPTVRLKQPILAAYDRYDQERFKGKETEGFKIDTRGTYHGMPLKLLTEGASAHKTQTPAAQPVPRPLSQARPPTNQKKASQTPIIIIPAATTSLITMLNVEDLLQDFKFVSSDEKKKQGCQREHETLIQRRKEQMQPGGTVSSVTVPYKVLDQPLKLMPQDWDRVVAVFVQGPAWQFKGWPWLLPDGSPVDIFARIKAFHLKYEETRLDPNVQKWDVTVLELSHRKRHLDRLIFLRFWDTLDRYMVSHKSHLRF from the coding sequence ATGGCGGACGTTCTCAGCGTCTTGAGACAGTACACCATCCAAAAGAAGGAGATCGTGGTCAAGGGGGACGAAGTCATCTTTGGGGAGTTCTCCTGGCCAAAGAACGTCAAGACCAACTATGTGGTGTGGGCGGCTGAGAAGAAAGACCAGCCGAGGGAGTACTACACGCTGGAATGCATCCTGTTCCTGCTGAGAAACGTGCACCTTTCTCATCCCGTTTATGTCCGCCGTGCAGCTGCTGAAAATATTCCTGTGGTTAAAAGACCGGACCGCAAAGATCTGCTTGGCTATCTCAACGGGGAAGCATCAACGTGCGCAAGTATTGACAGAAGCCTCCCCCTGGAGCTAGGTCTTCAGCAATCTGCTCGAGTCAAAAGAGCTGCAGATGAAGTTCTAGCAGAAGCCAAGAAACCGCGCCTTGAGAATGAAGAATGCATACGTCTGGATAGAGAGAGACTGGCTGCTCGTTTGGAGGGCCATAAGGAAGAGGTCGTACAGACTGAGCGGATTAGGTCTTTGTCTGAAGACATGACGGTGGAAAAAATTGctgcaatcaaagccaaaattatGGCTAAGAAACGAGCTACTATCAAGACCGACCTGAATGATGCTCTCACTGCCCTTAAGCAGAGGAGCTTTGTAGATGCTGAGGTAGATGTGACCCGAGAGATTGTCAGCAGGGAGAGAGTGTGGAGGACACGCAACACGATCTTACAGAGCACAGGAAAGACTTTTGCAAAGGATATTTTTGCAATTCTGCAGTCTGTGGAGGACCGAGAAGAAGGGCGGGCACCTGAACGCCGGCGACCAGCTCCAAATGCAGCCCCAGTGGATCCCACAGTGCGTTTGAAACAGCCTATCCTGGCCGCATACGACAGATACGATCAGGAGAGGTTCAAAGGAAAAGAAACGGAAGGCTTCAAAATCGACACTAGGGGCACCTACCACGGTATGCCACTGAAACTGTTAACGGAGGGTGCATCTGCCCACAAGACTCAGACACCTGCAGCACAGCCAGTACCAAGACCGCTTTCACAAGCAAGACCTCCCACGAATCAGAAGAAAGCTTCTCAAACTCCCATCATCATAATTCCTGCAGCTACCACGTCTTTGATAACCATGCTCAATGTAGAAGACCTTCTACAGGATTTCAAATTTGTCTCATCCGATGAAAAGAAGAAGCAGGGTTGTCAACGAGAACATGAAACTctaatacagagaaggaaagagcaaaTGCAACCAGGTGGCACTGTAAGTAGTGTCACAGTACCTTACAAAGTACTAGATCAGCCCCTTAAACTTATGCCTCAAGATTGGGACCGGGTTGTGGCAGTGTTTGTGCAAGGTCCCGCTTGGCAGTTCAAAGGGTGGCCGTGGCTTTTGCCTGATGGATCACCAGTTGACATATTTGCCAGAATCAAAGCCTTCCATCTCAAGTATGAAGAAACTCGTCTAGATCCAAATGTTCAGAAATGGGACGTGACAGTGCTAGAACTCAGCCACCGTAAACGGCATTTGGATAGACTAATTTTCTTGAGGTTCTGGGACACACTGGATAGATACATGGTGAGCCATAAATCTCACTTGAGATTCTGA